The Drosophila nasuta strain 15112-1781.00 chromosome 2R, ASM2355853v1, whole genome shotgun sequence genome segment TTTCACcattttttatggcttttttctttattgaacTAATTTTGAAGACATTTACTTGCTCTGAAACCTGTAAGTGATGCACTCATCATATTTTAAACGCTTACCAATAATATATTAACTACTATGCTTCACATCACGTATACGTATTTTCAAAGCAGTTCACTAACTAATTCTGCAAGCTCGCGCCACTTTTTTTGTCCTGCAGTGTGCTTGTAATTTGATTGAAATACATTGTCATGCACATGAAAATGATTTGTTTACTTTACAAGTGTGTAATCATTTGATATATGGGGCGTATACTCAACGGATAGCTGGTTTATCGTTGAAACAAGTTGGCATTAGGAATGCGTTGCCAACTTTTAGTTGATAATGTttctaatttgcatttttcaatCGCAAATGCACTTTAATTTTTGGCTTATATAAGCCATAGAAAAGTGCTTCGAAGTTGTGCAAAATGTGGTTAGTAATCGTTTTACTGGGCTTGGTGTCCATTGTCAGTGGCGAGTACTTTGAGAACTATTACAACGAGATTGACATAGATGATGAGCTGGCAGATATGAAGACTCGCAACGCGTTGCAAAATCCTTGGCAACGTTGGCCCAATACCCAAATGTATTATCGCCTCTCCAGCGAATTGAGCGACGATGAAAAGTCGAATGTTCGCTCTGCGTTGGCCGTGTTTAACGAGCAGACCTGTCTGCAGTTCGAGGAGGTGGAAGCATCAGCTCCGCGTCGCTATGTCTACTACAAAAAGTCACCCAATATGTGCGGCACACGAGTGGGTTACAATCCTGTGCCACTTTTGGGCGGCAGCTCTCACGATGTCGTCCTCACCGGGCACTGTCTAAGCAAGGCGGGAATTATCCAGCATGAGACACTGCATGTGCTGGGCTTGTATCATGAGCAGAGTCGTCACGATCGCGATGATCATGTGGTCATCGATTACGATAATATTCCACGCAAATATTGGTCACAATTTATGGCCATGTCGGATTCAGCAACCACCACCTACGATGTGCCCTATGACTTCGAGAGTGTTATGCACTACCCTAAGAATGCCTTCGCCAAGGATCCCAGCAAGCCGACAATACGTGCTCTGGTCGATGGAGCTGCGGTGGAGCGAGAGATGGGCCAAGTGGTGGCGCCTTCTGAGGGCGATCTATTCAAAGTGCGCCAGATGTACAATTGTTAGACAAGTGTGGATCAAGGAATATCTTTTTTGAGCgcttatatttatattttttatttcttttttgtaatGGCAAATAGGAAATATTAtgataatattacaaaatacttatgttgaaaattgttctttaagaaatacttttctatgGGGATGACCCATACttactacgggtcttagttgttttgaATGAGATACTGGTATACTTTAAAtgtacaatataccaaatatagacttatattatagtattttgatatattattttggtatattttgagaataattaCGCGCTGTTTTGCTCTCAttgctttttttgtatacagTATTGTactattttttcttttcttgggTTTCGTTCCCGTTTCGAGGAAAACCAAATCACAGAAATAGTTCTTAAATTTGGTTCTTTTAGTAAGGACAATGTCTTGTTGAATATGAattattcttatatttatttttaatgtgccCTCAACAACTTTTTTAAGTCACcgcaatttaatttcatttagcTGATACTGCATACCTTTAACCTAATACCAAATGAAGTCAATTCTTTACTGCTTCTCTTGCGTCTCCTCCAAA includes the following:
- the LOC132785194 gene encoding low choriolytic enzyme-like; protein product: MWLVIVLLGLVSIVSGEYFENYYNEIDIDDELADMKTRNALQNPWQRWPNTQMYYRLSSELSDDEKSNVRSALAVFNEQTCLQFEEVEASAPRRYVYYKKSPNMCGTRVGYNPVPLLGGSSHDVVLTGHCLSKAGIIQHETLHVLGLYHEQSRHDRDDHVVIDYDNIPRKYWSQFMAMSDSATTTYDVPYDFESVMHYPKNAFAKDPSKPTIRALVDGAAVEREMGQVVAPSEGDLFKVRQMYNC